Proteins from one Telopea speciosissima isolate NSW1024214 ecotype Mountain lineage chromosome 1, Tspe_v1, whole genome shotgun sequence genomic window:
- the LOC122659268 gene encoding 4-hydroxy-tetrahydrodipicolinate synthase, chloroplastic-like, protein MLILFQDNVPFNCRTSVEEIKSLRLMTAIKTPYLPDGRIDLEAYDALMHMQILGGADSVLVGGSTGEGQLMSWDEHIMLIGHTVNCFGGLIKVIGNTGSNSTREAIQATEHGFAVGMHAALHINPFYCRTSMEGMIAHFEAVLPMGPTIIYNIPARSGQDIPPPVIRTIAQNANMAGVKECVGNNRIKEYTDEGIVAWSANDDECHDARWDYGAVGVSCVTSNLVPRLMWKLMFEGKNPSLNSKLTPLNDWLYCEPNPIALNTALAQLGVVRPVFRLPYLPLPRARRVEFVTIVKELGRENFVGDRDVQVLEDDDFVVVSRY, encoded by the coding sequence ATGCTTATTTTGTTTCAAGATAATGTTCCTTTTAATTGCAGGACTTCGGTAGAGGAGATAAAGTCACTTAGATTAATGACTGCCATTAAGACTCCATATCTACCTGATGGCAGAATTGACCTTGAAGCTTACGATGCCTTGATGCATATGCAAATTTTAGGTGGTGCTGATAGTGTGCTAGTGGGTGGCTCAACAGGTGAAGGGCAACTGATGAGCTGGGATGAACACATCATGCTCATTGGGCATACAGTTAATTGTTTTGGCGGATTGATTAAGGTGATTGGAAACACCGGAAGCAACTCAACAAGAGAAGCAATCCAGGCTACCGAACATGGTTTTGCTGTTGGGATGCATGCTGCCCTTCACATCAATCCTTTTTACTGCAGGACATCCATGGAAGGTATGATTGCTCATTTTGAGGCCGTTCTTCCCATGGGGCCTACCATTATCTACAATATTCCAGCTAGGTCTGGTCAAGATATTCCTCCTCCTGTTATCCGCACCATTGCCCAGAATGCTAACATGGCTGGTGTCAAGGAGTGTGTGGGCAACAATAGAATCAAAGAGTACACTGATGAGGGAATCGTGGCATGGAGTGCCAATGACGATGAGTGTCATGACGCAAGGTGGGACTATGGGGCCGTTGGAGTGTCATGTGTTACCAGCAACTTGGTTCCACGATTGATGTGGAAGCTAATGTTTGAGGGCAAGAACCCTTCGCTGAATTCAAAGCTCACACCTTTGAATGACTGGTTGTATTGTGAGCCTAACCCCATTGCCCTGAACACAGCTCTAGCCCAGCTTGGTGTGGTCAGGCCCGTGTTTCGGTTGCCTTATTTACCTCTTCCTAGAGCAAGGAGGGTGGAATTTGTGACTATAGTGAAGGAACTTGGACGTGAGAATTTTGTGGGAGATAGAGATGTACAAGTTCTCGAAGATGATGATTTTGTCGTGGTCAGTCGGTATTAA